cctactgtgtgccaggtactgaaGATATAGTCAGACAGACACGCCACAACCGGACACAATCTCACGGACTCTCTCCACATGACTGTCTCCTCAGATCTCTCAGCAGCatccacctgccccccacccttgGCCCATCTCCTTAGGTTGACCcgtccccccccccttctctccagccctccagccccttcccccctgaAGTCCCCTTACTCTTGAGGACTGGGTAGCTGGCTTCTGCTGCGTCGCCAGTGTAGATACCAAAAGGCTCCCAGGCCGGCCAGCACAATGACCAGGATGCCAGATGTCAGCCCCACAACCAGGCCTGCTACATCCACTCGTCCACGCCCTGTggaggaaaggaggtgggggagagggagccaCTGCCCCATGCCTTTCTCCTGAGGGAGGAACACTGGTCAAGAAGCAAGGCAGAGCTGgggccacttcctggctgtgtgatctGAGGCAACTCACCTCACTtatttctctgagcctccatttcctgctctgtaaaatgggaccatAATCCCTCTCCGACAGGTTGCAAAAATTCAATGAGATTAAATGCACAGAAGACGCCCCCCCCCCGACACTGAACACTGCCAGATTTAACAAATAATATAGGACACCCCACAAAACTTTACAtacacaacaaataatttttaaatacagataTATCCCATATATTATTAAGtggggacatacttatactaaaaaaaaaaaatgatctgtgTGCATTTGAAATTTAACTCAGGAAGAGTGCGGGGGTAgttcctgtattttatctggcagccctgcccccctctGGCATGCAGCCCCTTTTACCAACCAGGCAACTGAGGGGCAAGGTCTCAACTCTGGAGGAACTGCAGAGCCCACAGGAAGGCTTTGGAGTTTACCAGAAGGctagaaaaaaattcatttatcgccctggctggtttggctcagtggacagagcgtcggactgcggactgaagggtcccgggttcgattccggtcaagggcacatgcccgggttgcgggctccatccccagtgtggggtgtgcaggaggcagctgaccgatgattctctctcatcattgatgtttctatctctctctccctctcccttcctctctgaaattaattaaaaaaattaaaaaattttcatttaccAACGGAGGAACTTAGGGACCATCCTCCAATGACAGATGGCTGGGTGTCTAGAACTCACGTGTCCCCTTCCCGAAGGTGCGACCCATTTAGCAAGACAAGGCTTGTGTCTGAggaaaagtggggggcggggaggaggaggggtgtgtgtgcagggaggCCCTGCAGCTGGGGAGTCCAACTTtagcactgggtgggggggggtggggggttcctcaAACAGCAAACCCAGGCTTTTGGCTTCTTAACCAGCTGCTCTGAGAAGGCAGGCCCCCTCTGACCCGTTTCAGGTGGACTCAAGCAGTAACCAGGCATCCCTAGGCCTGTAGCAATGCAGTGACCTCCCCTAGCAACCCGTCTCCAATGGGAGGACTCCGGCCCAGACCGAGGGCCTGTTGCTATGGTACATCCCCCCCTAGCAACCAGGCCGAAAGGGGGTGGGGCCTCTGGTGCCTGGAAGGGGGTCCTCTGCTGGGCAGGAGGCCTAGGGTCCTGAGCGTGGCTAGGTGTGGTTGCTAGGGAGAAGGCCTCCTTAGCAACCAGGccgaggctgggctgggctgcggggAGGAGAAGCCAGCCAGGTAGCGAGTGCGGTGGCTTCCGAGGTCCGGCCGGCCCGGCCTGGTTGCTAtggagcagcccctccccccttagCAGCAAGGCTGCAGCCATGCCCGGCCTCTCAGCTCAGAGGAGGGCTGGAGGGTGGGCGGACTGGTCCGGGGAGGAGGCACAGGTTTCCATGGCCTGGCCTGACCAGGCCGTGTTGCTAGGGAACAGCCCCCCTAGCAACCAAGCTGCAGAAGGGCTGGGGCTCTCTCAGGTGGGCCAGCGCCCCTGAGCCGGCGGCCTGATGGGCCCCAGGCTGGAAcgcctccctccaccctcacttcCCGCTGCCTGGGAACACGGGACCTCTCTGCCCTGAGGTGTGGTGGGTTCCTCAGGCCCCAGCTCTCGTCTCAAAAGAGTGGACactttgcccggctggtgtggctcagtggttgagcgatgacCCATGcaaccaagaggtcgccggttcgattcctggtcagatccccgtgcaggaggcagccaattgatgtttttctctctctctctctctctcaaaatcaaagttaaaaaatattaattaaaaaagagagaggagccgaaaccggtttggctcagtggatagagcgtcggcctgcggactgaagggtcccaggttcgattccggtcaagggcatgtacctgggttgcagacacatccccaatgggggatgtgcaggaggcggctgatcaatgtttctctctcatcgatgtttctgactctctctctctcccttcctctctgtaaaacatcaataaaatatattaaaaaaagagagagaggccgaaaccggtttggctcagtggatagagcatcggcctgcggactgaggggtcccgggttcgattccggtcaagggcatgtacctgggttgcgggcacatccccagtaggagatgtgcaggaggcagctgatcgatgtttccaactctatctctctcccttcctctctgtaaaaaatcaataaaatatatttaaaaaagagagagagagagagagagagagagagagagagagagagagagaggacgctTTTAACAGCCACCTCCAGGAACCCAGGGATCGAAGAATTCGGGCTGGGAGTGTTGGTTCAGCCTCCATGGGAAAGGACTGCCTTAGCTGCCAGAGGGCGTGGcctcccactcacctgccttGCCATTGTGGACATACGTCTCCCAAAACTGCTTCTGGAAGGGGTGGGAGTAGAGAAGGTGGAAAGACAAGCTGTCAACGGGCAGATTCCACACACCCAACCAGCCACCCAGATTTCTGAGACCAGAGGGTAGAGGGAGTTGACGGcctggagccccccccccccccccgccagggccTGGGGTCCCCCAGGCTCTCACCGTCCGGGTATTATCCTCAAAGTACTCCCGGGCCTCTTCCCAGGAACACTTCTCCTCATAACACTCCCGCTCCAGGTTGCCTGGCGTGAACAGCTCCAGGTCCCAGTGATTGGCTCGACGAATTCGTCGGTGGCTGCCCAGGTAGCTCTGGGCCTCCGGGGGGTCCAAGAAGACTTCTGGGCCCAAAGAACACGAGGGACAGAAAAATGGAGGACTAGAGACATGGAGGAAGCTGAATctaaggggaaggaggggggtagAGGCAAGGGTTCCAGGATCGGGGAAGGTGGATGCCAGAGTCTTCCCCCAAACACTCACCTTGGTCTTGCTCCTCACTGGGTGAGGTGTCCAGACAGGTGGTCAACCCCAGGTACAGCAGCAGCAGAGAGGGGTGGCCCCTGCCCCTCATATTTTGTGGACCACCTGGAACGAGGTGTGGTGTAGATGACAAAGGTCTCTGCCCCGAAGGAAAGAGGCACGGTCTCCCTGCCTGGATGGACCCCCAAGACCGTGAATTATAATCGTAATAGCAGACACTGCCCGCGCCTGTATTCTGGGCCAGACACTGTTCGAGGTAGTTTGCCTCCATCACAGTTTAATGTTCACAAcggtgctattattattatccccattttatagatgaggaaactgagccacagagaggTCACAGAACTTGCCCAAGGTATACGGTTTGCAAGATTCCAGCAAAGGCAGCTTGAGCCGGGGTGGGGGAGCTTGTCTTTCCCCCGCTCTGTGTTTGCGGTCCCCCGCACAGTTTtgacacacagtaagtgctcataACCATGTCCATTGGCGATCAGGATCCCTGCCTTCCTGTTATTTCCACATGTATCCCTCTGTCTCTATGCCCATTGCCACATCCAGCGACAGAGATCAAAGATTACAGGAGAGGCAAGAACAGGGGTCTCAATTCTTGAGTCCAGGGGGAGTTGGGGGAAGAGGCCCTGGACTCCTGGGCTTGGGGGCCCTAAATTTCTGGGACCCAGAGGGTCAGGGAGCCAGGATGTCAAGGTCCCcaagccaggctctgcctccaggggtATTCACTTACCTGCCCAGACTTGTGAGCTCTGTCCCCTCCTCCTTAATCGGGGCCTCCTAAGCCAGCTGCGGCCAGCTGTgaaggggggcaggagagaggggagggaagaaaaaggaggggTTCCCCGGCTCCCGGTTCTCTGTAATCCTCCCTGATGATCGCGGCTTCTGGCAGAGGGGCGGGGTTTGCGACTACCTGCCCTGGGCGGGACTCAGGTAAGggacaaaatatttaaagggaCCTTATGATGAAGGGCCTAAGGTCCAGGACCCTACAGGGAGGCTAGGGTCTAAGACACCCTGGGGGCACGTAGGGAACTGGATAGGCGCCTCCTCCGCTCCTCCCGCTTCCCCGGCGGGAGTGCGCCCAGCCAAGTTAGGGAAACAAGCGTCTAGGTCTCCAGAGATCAGATATCTACGTATCTAGAAGCTGGCAGGAACGGTATGCCTCGGCCCCTAGGGATGGGTGGGTATGCCGTCATGACATTCCTGTTTCCTGGGGCGATTTGAACGGCTCAGACTTGCGATTTCTCTATAGCTCCATTTTTAAATGGGGACAGAGAAGTTGTCCCCTCTTAATTGTCTCTTTACTTACAACAAGAAAAGTGGATGATATATTTAAGGAAGCGGGTTCCCAATGCCTGGGGGAAGTGCTTCCTTAGTCCTTAAACTTGGGCTTGGAGAGACGCAAGGCTTTGGGTTACAAGCAAGGAAATCGCCTGGCCCGGGAGATGCCTAGCAGATACTAAGCGCACCCCATATTCAAGCCAGCTTCCCTAAACGGAACCTTCGATCTGTCTCTCACGTTTCCGGTGGGAGGAAGAGACGAAGGGAGGACTTACCGAGCCAGACGAGGTACCTCCGCGACTAGGGGCAGCTTTATATCCGGTTTCCTTCGCCGCGCGGAAGTGGGTGGAGCTAAGAGGGAAAACAAGCGCTCTTTTCCGGGGTAGGGGCACGGTTGAAGCATCCACGAAGGAGCTAGGAGTCGTTTGTGAGGTGAGTTCCAGGAGGTGGAGGGTTAGCGCTGCGGGCTCCTTCCCGCGGGCTGGAGTCCTAGGGTCCCGAGGAAGACCgggacagaattttttttttttaattttgtttcattgcttCCAGAATTTCGATAATACAGTCGTCTCTCAGTGTCTAAGTTTCTCCTAATTTAGAGCAGTCTCCCTTCCACTCCACTCtgattttttctttgtgtaaTTGATTCATTGAAGAAACTAGGTCCGTTATTCTGTTGATAATCCCGCCATCTGAATGTTGTCTTTTTGCTCCTTTGTAACCTCGTTTCACTTATTCCGTTATGCCAGGCGTCAGCAGGCCAAACTCAAATCCTGCTGGcctccttaaaaaacaaacaacaacaacaaacagccctgaccggtttggctcagtggatagagcgtcggcctgcggactgaagggtcccaggttcgattccggtcaagggcatgtaccttggttgccggcacatccccagtagggggtgtgcaggaggcagctgatcgatgtttctctctcatcaatgtttctaactctatccctctcctttcctctctgtaaaaaaataaaaaataaaaaataaaaaaataaaaatcaagaaaatatatatatatttaaaaaagctttattgGCATACACTAGTAATTCACCTAACATATAGTGcgcccatttaaagtgtacaattcagtgctTTTTGGTATATTCGCAGAGTTGTGCAACTGTCACCCTgatcagttttagaacattttcttttttttttttctttaaatatattttattgattttttacagagaggaagggagagggatagagagaaacatcaatgagagagaaacatcgaccagctgccacctgcacgccccctactggggattgagcccacttcctgggtatgtgctcttcaccggaattgaacccgggaccctacagtccacaggctgatgctctgtccactgagaaaaaccagccagggctattatctgactttttattttagtCAATTCTAAGTCAGTCTGAACGGGTATTTTATTGTGGTTCCGGTTGCATTTTCTCAGAGATTAATGATGTGCAGCATTTTTTCCCCATGtgcttcttggccatttgtatgtcttctttagaggAAAGTCTGTTCCATTCCTTTGCTTATGTTtgaattgggttgtctttttattattgagttgtcatttttaatgtactttatatacagttgtcttttaaaaaatatatattttattgatattttacagagaggaagggagagggatagagagttagaaacatccatgagagagaaacatccatcagctgcctcctgcacaccccctactggggatgtgcccgcaaccaaggtacatgcccttgactggaaccgaacccgggacccttgagtccgcaggctgacgctctatccactgagccaaaccggttagggctatacaATTGTCTTTTATTAGAGTGATGCTTTGCAACCACCCACCTGTTTTTATGCAGCCTAAGAAtggttttaacattttaaatcattagaaaaaaaatcaaaagaagactCATATTTTGTGACCTGTGAGAATTAGGCAGTGTgcacaaataaagttttattggaactcaCCCGTCCCCAATCATTCACACAGTGTCCACGGCCACTTTTGCCGGACAAAGGCCAGAGTCAAACAGTTGTGGCTGGGGCCCCATGGTCCACAGAGTTGAAAATCTTTCCTTTcgggctcttttttcttttttcagttctcacctgaggacatgcttagagagagaaagagagaaacatcgatcgagTGCCTTccacacgtgccccaactggggatcgaacctgtgatgcaggtttgtgccctgaccggaaatcaaaccggCAGCCTCTCTGTGCACAGGGTgacgctcaaccagctgagcaCTGTGGCTGGGCCGGGCCCTATCTGGTTCTTTTCGGTCAACAATCCTCTGACTTCCTAGAATCAGGAGGTTAAATCTAAGGGCTTGATTAAAATTGAGGTTCTGCCATTTTTGACACAAGTACTTGGAGTTGGTAGCTTCATGTTGCGTAATGCCTCGTTGTCCCACTTTGGGGACGGTGAGGTTGTTGGGGGGCTCCggttgccccctccccccaagttcCTGTGTTGAAGTCCAGCCCCCCGGCATAATTATTTGGAGATTGGGAAGTAGGTAAAGTTATATAAGGTCGTTAAGAGTGGggtcctgccctgaccggtttggctcagtggctagagcgtcggcctgcggtctgaagggccccgggttcaattccagtcaagggcatgtaccttggttgcgggcgcatccccagtggggggcctgcaggaggcagctgatcgatgtttctctctcgtagatgtttctaactctctatccctctcccttcctctcggtaaaaaaatcaataaaatatattttaaaaaaaaagtggggtcctaccctggccgggtggctcagttagttggaacagcctcctgtgcaccaaaagttttggggtttgattccctgcgaaggcacatacctaggttgtgggttccatccccagttggggcacatacgcACGGCAATCTCTCACAGagagatcgatgtttctctctctctctctccttccctctctctagaaatcaataagaatctatccttgggtgaggattttttttttaaaaaacagtggggTCCTGACCCATGGGGTTGGCTCCTTATAAGGGGAGGAGATGCGAGAACAGGGAGAAAATCAACGAGTGCTGTCTAGGCACCCAGTCTCTGGTATTTTGTCTTGGCAGCCCTCGCCCACTAATACAGATAGGAACAGTGCAAGCCTCATTGTAAAGCTCCAATTCCCTCCTTTCCTCGAGCAAGGAGTAGCGCCCCGAGAATATCCAGTTCCCATCCGGTTTTCCGTCAACAGTCATGGCCTGGATCAACTATGTCATCAGAGGTTGCAAAACAACGGTTTTCCAGTTCTCTCATTCTGCCTACAGTTTTTATCCGAGTTGTTTGGTTTTGgtcttttatgtttgtttgtctgttttaaatatatttttattggtttcagagaggaggggagagggagagagagatagaaacatcaatgatgagagagaatcactgatcagctgcctccagcacgccccccactggggatcgagcccgcaacccaggaatgtgcccttggccagaatcgaacctgagacccttcagttcgcaggcggatgctctgtccactgagccgaGCCGGCTCGGGCTGGTTTTGGTCTTGAGCCACGTCCAAGAAGCTGTTGAAGGGAGTGACTTAATCACAGTTCCATTCTGAAAAGCTCACTGGCTGGTCTGTCAAGGAACAGAGCGAGGAAGAAATCAGTTAATCCTCCTGGGCAtcagttatctttttttaaaaatatattggtttttattgatttcagagaggaagggagaggggataggggagagagaaacaccaatgatgagagagaatcattgatcggctgcctcctgcacgccccccactggggatcgagccagcaactcgggcatgtgcccttgaccggaattgaacctgggacccttcagtgcacagaccgacactctatccactgagccaaacgagccaGGGCTGGGAAACTTTTAAGTATGTTTGGAACAACTGGGGTAGTGAATGTATGCTTGCACCGATACATTTATGAAACCTGTTTAAGAACTGGTATCTGCAATGCAAATGTAGTGTCTGACTGGagatgtgttgaatgaatgaagtatattctgtattttgaagacaaaacaaaacctggAATTCTCAGGCTGTGACCTCTCTGGGCGGGCCAACAGCTGTCACATGGTTAGGAGTGCCGCTCCAGAGCTGGGctgcctgggttcgaatcccggcTCTGCACCCCCCAGCTGGGGGTTGATTCTGTGAACTTGTTTGCTCCCTGTAAAGtgacaatgatgagaaagaatagctggtgtgccctggccggtttggctcagtggttggagcatcggcctgaggaccgaagggctgcaggttcgattcccagtcaagggctgtgcctcggttgcgggttcgatcccgtgtgagaggcagctgaactctctctctctccctccctccctccctcccactctctaaaaaaaaaaatcaatgcaaaaaataacctctggtgaggatttaaaaaaaaaaaaaaaaagaatagctggTGTTACTTTGATGTGCGTCCGAGATACTAGCGGCAGCAGATGGCACTTGTCCCGTTTTCTATTTAGAAATTGGCCTCAGAGGAGACAGTGTCGCCCGGTGGCTGAAAGCTCGGCTCCCTGAGTTCCAAAACCCTGGCACTGCCACCTGCCAACCCTGCGACCCctggccagcggttctcaaactttttggtctcagGATCTTACAAATCACTGAGGACTCCCACTTGCCTTCGTTGGCGTGAGTTCTGTCGGTGCAGACGTGCCCTCGCCGGCCCCGGCCGGGCGGCTCGGTGGGTTAGAGCATCCGTCGTCCCAGTCCATCACGGTTGCGGGTCTGATCCAAGAATCAACCAAGGGACGCGTCAgtcagtggaacaacaagtccatgtttctctctctctcaaatcaatcaattaaatactcattttaaaataaataaaaagagccctggctgggaggctcagttggttggagcatcatctcttacgccaaaaggttgagggttccattcttgctcagggcacatgcctaggttgcaggtttgatccccggctgGGGCATTGGAtgagaggcaaccgatcgatgtttctctttctctctctctcccccttcttctctctctaaaaatcaataaaaatgtatccccgggtgaggattaaaaaaaaaagaaaaagacttgcCCTATGAGAAATTAAAACagacataaaatttttattatataattaacaTAACACTCATCCATTTACTAGTAAAGTGTACCATTCAGTGGTTTTTAATACAGACACTATTCTGTGCCACCGTCACCGCTTTCTGACTCCAGAAcgttttcatcacccccaaaataaGCCCCCACACCCCTTCGCACCCACTCCCCGTCCCTAGCCTGGGCCACCGGGCTCCTCCTGTCTGGGCGGCTTTGCCTCCTCTGGACATTTCTTACAAAAGGAATGCCTGCTTTTTGTGCCTGGTTACCTTTGTTCCCATCAGAAGGTGACATGTTTTGAAAGCCCAGGGGTGCGCAGCACACGGTCAGTTAGCCTTCAGAGTGGCGATGGCCTCACAGGTCACACCACACTCGCTGCACCACAGAGGACAGAGGCAGGCTCCTGTGAGGGTCTTGGGGAGGTCTGTGGACCCCCTGAAGGTGCCTTAGGGACCTGTGAGAGCCAGTGTCCTAGGCAAAtggcttcttttctcttcttttcctttcttttaatatatttttattggtttcagagaggaagggagagggagagagaaacatcaatgatgagagaatcatcaatcggcagcctcccgcacgccccccactggggaccgagcccgcaacccgcgCTTGTGCccggaccggaatcgaacccgggacccttccgtccgcaggccagcgctctatccactgagccaaacgagctagggcgTCACTGCTAAGCCTCCGTTTGCTCCTGTGCAAAGTGGGGCTGTGATGGGACCGGCCTGGGGGAGGCTGAGGTTGGACGATTGGTGAGACGGGGCGCAGGGTTGGCACGGGGTCAGGGCTCCAGCAGCGTTACTGATTATCCCCATTCCTTCCTGGCAAGGCCACAAACAGACAGAAAACCTCTCTCTAGCTGTTCCTCTCTCCATGGAGGAAACATGTCCCGCCCGTGAAGCCAGAGACGGAGAAATACCCCGTCCGTGGCCACGAGACAAGCAGCCCAGCGCCAATGCCGCAGAGGGTCAAGGCAGTTGACAGCTAAGAATAGATGGGGCATGTGTCCACGAGGAGGTCAAGCCGACCTTCGCGAGTGGTAGTCGGGGGCGGGCGGAAGCGGGGGGCCGGGCGGAGGAGCGGGGCAGGTGAGccagggaggcagcaggtgcTGGGCACTTGCTCAAAAGCTTGGGGGCGggaggaagttggggggggggcgctgtgGGTCCGCGTGGGGTTTCACCGAGGTCAGCTTCCGCAGGCGGCCCCGTGGCCCCGCTGGGGGGACCTGAGGGGATCGCGGTGCGCTGCTTCGCTCCTGGGGGGCGGCTACCCGGGCGAGCACGTTTGTTAAAAGG
This is a stretch of genomic DNA from Myotis daubentonii chromosome 15, mMyoDau2.1, whole genome shotgun sequence. It encodes these proteins:
- the PRRG2 gene encoding transmembrane gamma-carboxyglutamic acid protein 2, with product MRGRGHPSLLLLYLGLTTCLDTSPSEEQDQEVFLDPPEAQSYLGSHRRIRRANHWDLELFTPGNLERECYEEKCSWEEAREYFEDNTRTKQFWETYVHNGKAGRGRVDVAGLVVGLTSGILVIVLAGLGAFWYLHWRRSRSQLPSPQEAELISPLSPLSPPGPPTPLPPLPPPGLPTYEQALAASGVHDAPPPPYTSLQRPR